One stretch of Rhodoferax lithotrophicus DNA includes these proteins:
- the htpG gene encoding molecular chaperone HtpG yields MTKQTLSFQAEVAQLLHLVTHSLYSNKEIFLRELISNASDACDKLRFEAINDSGLYESDSELKVKVTFDKDAKTLTITDNGIGMSTQEAIDHLGTIAKSGTKDFVSKLSGDQKADSQLIGQFGVGFYSGFIVADKITVESRRAGMKSEEGVRWISGGAGNFEVEAITRTERGTSVILHLREDAMDYASAWKVKSIINKYSDHISLPILMEKEEWKDGELINPSDENGGRQPGAMVKTGEWETINKANAIWARAKKDVTQEQYNEFYKQISHDFEAPLAHTHNRVEGSTEYTQLLYIPGKAPFDLYNREKSAGVKLYVKRVFIMDDAEALLPTYLRFVKGVVDSADLPLNVSRELLQESRDVKAIREGCTKRVLGMLEDLAKNDKLPEASAEGVTDVLSAEDKAEAEKNAGKYTKFYKEFGAVLKEGLGEDYANKERLAKLLRFASSTTDAVSVSFADYKARMKEGQEAIYYITADNAAAAKNSPQLEVFKKKGIEVLLMTDRVDEWALNYLQDFEGTPLQSVAKGAVDLGKLQDEAEKKAAEEAAETFKPLLAKLKEALKDKAEDVRVTTRLVDSPACLVVQDNGMSTQLARMLKQAGQSAPEVKPVLEVNAEHPLVKKLDGSVHFNDLAHILFDQALLAEGGLPEDPSAYVKRVNALLA; encoded by the coding sequence ATGACCAAACAAACCCTTTCCTTTCAGGCTGAAGTGGCTCAACTGCTGCACCTGGTGACCCATTCGCTGTATTCCAACAAAGAAATTTTTCTGCGCGAGCTGATCTCCAACGCCTCTGATGCGTGTGACAAACTGCGGTTTGAAGCCATCAACGACAGTGGTTTGTACGAGAGCGACAGCGAACTCAAGGTCAAGGTCACTTTTGACAAGGATGCCAAAACGCTCACCATCACCGACAACGGCATCGGCATGAGCACCCAGGAAGCCATTGACCACCTGGGCACCATTGCCAAGAGTGGCACCAAAGATTTTGTCTCCAAACTGTCGGGCGACCAAAAGGCTGACTCGCAGCTCATTGGCCAGTTTGGTGTGGGTTTTTACAGCGGCTTCATCGTGGCAGACAAGATCACGGTGGAATCTCGTCGTGCCGGTATGAAGTCTGAAGAAGGTGTGCGCTGGATCAGCGGCGGTGCGGGCAACTTCGAGGTGGAAGCCATCACCCGCACCGAGCGCGGCACCAGCGTGATCTTGCACTTGCGCGAAGACGCGATGGACTATGCCTCTGCCTGGAAGGTCAAGAGCATCATCAACAAATACTCGGACCACATCAGTTTGCCGATCCTGATGGAAAAAGAAGAGTGGAAAGACGGCGAACTCATCAACCCAAGCGACGAAAACGGTGGCCGCCAGCCTGGTGCCATGGTCAAGACCGGTGAATGGGAAACCATCAACAAGGCCAATGCCATCTGGGCACGGGCCAAGAAAGATGTCACGCAAGAGCAGTACAACGAGTTCTACAAACAGATCAGCCACGACTTCGAAGCCCCGCTGGCCCACACCCACAACCGCGTGGAAGGCAGTACCGAATACACCCAGCTGCTCTACATTCCCGGTAAAGCCCCGTTTGACCTGTACAACCGCGAAAAATCGGCCGGGGTCAAGCTGTATGTGAAGCGCGTCTTCATCATGGACGATGCCGAGGCGCTGTTGCCGACCTATCTGCGTTTTGTCAAAGGCGTGGTCGATTCGGCCGATTTGCCACTCAACGTGAGCCGCGAGTTGCTGCAGGAAAGCCGCGACGTGAAAGCCATTCGCGAAGGCTGTACCAAGCGCGTGCTGGGTATGCTGGAAGACTTGGCCAAGAACGACAAGTTGCCAGAGGCCTCCGCCGAGGGTGTGACCGATGTTTTGAGCGCCGAAGACAAGGCTGAAGCCGAGAAAAATGCTGGCAAATACACCAAGTTCTACAAGGAATTTGGCGCGGTGCTCAAGGAAGGCCTGGGCGAAGACTATGCGAACAAAGAGCGCCTGGCCAAGCTGTTGCGCTTTGCCTCCAGCACCACCGATGCCGTGAGTGTCAGCTTTGCCGACTACAAAGCCCGCATGAAAGAAGGCCAGGAAGCCATCTACTACATCACCGCTGACAACGCCGCCGCTGCCAAAAACAGCCCGCAACTGGAAGTGTTCAAGAAAAAGGGCATCGAAGTCTTGTTGATGACCGACCGTGTGGACGAATGGGCGCTGAACTACCTGCAAGACTTTGAGGGCACGCCGCTGCAAAGTGTGGCCAAAGGGGCCGTGGATCTGGGCAAGCTGCAAGACGAAGCGGAAAAGAAAGCCGCAGAAGAAGCCGCCGAAACCTTCAAACCCCTGCTGGCCAAGCTGAAAGAAGCGTTGAAAGACAAGGCTGAAGACGTGCGTGTGACCACCCGCCTGGTTGACAGCCCGGCCTGCCTGGTGGTGCAAGACAACGGCATGAGCACCCAGCTGGCACGTATGCTCAAGCAAGCCGGTCAATCTGCACCGGAAGTCAAGCCGGTGCTGGAAGTGAACGCCGAACACCCGCTGGTGAAAAAGCTCGATGGTTCGGTGCACTTTAATGACCTGGCCCACATCCTGTTCGACCAGGCCCTGCTGGCCGAAGGTGGTTTGCCCGAAGATCCTTCGGCCTATGTGAAGCGTGTGAATGCGTTGCTGGCGTGA
- a CDS encoding bifunctional diguanylate cyclase/phosphodiesterase, translating to MVKLGLKGHLALSIGALALFSSLLVSQIASQLSQSQIERDQSALLQNIAVRMTSQLAHDMSTRGNEILFLTGHDRIKDPAFPADRKRAIFEQTRQAYPYYAWIGMADASGNIVAGSDNLLVGKSVAEREWFIKGKQGLHFGDAHDAFLLAKLLPKPKWDDLPLRLVDLSAPVYDNHGKFLGVICGHLSLDWAFEVRETMLDQLSREHLDVVVLNKEGKVLMGTPQLPSLKVELASLKTYQGLTNNQRQVAVETWPDQQRYLTAAVREVPFRNYPGMGWTVVARKSEASAFGPAQDLSRLILIGGLATALVFSAILWFVLNRHLRPLEALSAAAEKIRHEDLGTEIPQPTGGGELAIFARSLTSLVSSLQHKNAELRLSARVFDESGQGILISDQHNHIIRVNRAFSRITGYLPEDWQGKTPAMLSSGRHGADFYQAMWNTVIRNGSWQGEVWNRSKGGHVYPEWLTINTLKDERGSITHFIGIFDDITEKKDYERRLVHLANYDQLTDLPNRHLMQKDVELQIAQMRQNNHGMALMFVDLDKFKHINDTLGHPAGDMVLREVANRFKAQIEPGSILARWGGDEFVVAIPGADGIKAASVAKLLIESLRRPFSIEGGRYHISMSAGIAIYPADGRNVDSLLRCADTAMYKAKQEGANVYRFYESAMNAGVERFLKIDNALRHALDNHGQNLSLAFQPQYSVDGERILSAEVLIRWHHPEFGQVSPAQFIPIAEDTGQISLLGNWIIDATVRSYAVLVRAGHELPLSINISALQLRDPRLTMTLHDACVQFHVPPHNIMVEVTESAIMSDEIKVMETLKTLKAHGYRISIDDFGTGYSCLNYIQKIRPAEIKVDQSFVGKMLTDRDSHSIVEFTLGLASSMGMEVVAEGVETEAQRQELQRLGNIKLQGYLLSRPIPLEQMMALLEA from the coding sequence ATGGTTAAGTTGGGTTTGAAGGGACATCTGGCGCTCAGTATCGGTGCGCTGGCGCTGTTCAGTTCCCTGTTGGTGAGCCAAATCGCCAGCCAACTGAGTCAATCCCAAATCGAGCGTGATCAGAGCGCACTTTTGCAGAATATTGCTGTCCGCATGACATCGCAATTAGCGCATGACATGAGCACCCGGGGCAATGAAATTTTGTTTCTGACCGGGCATGATCGCATCAAAGATCCGGCCTTTCCCGCTGACCGCAAGAGAGCCATTTTTGAGCAAACCCGCCAAGCCTATCCGTACTATGCCTGGATTGGTATGGCGGATGCCAGCGGCAATATCGTCGCTGGAAGTGACAATTTGCTGGTCGGCAAAAGTGTGGCTGAGCGGGAATGGTTTATCAAAGGTAAACAAGGACTTCATTTCGGGGACGCGCACGATGCCTTTCTTTTGGCCAAATTGCTGCCCAAACCCAAGTGGGATGACTTGCCGTTGCGGCTGGTTGACCTTTCAGCCCCGGTCTATGACAACCATGGAAAATTCCTTGGCGTGATTTGTGGGCATTTGAGTCTGGACTGGGCGTTTGAGGTGCGGGAAACCATGTTGGATCAACTGTCCCGCGAACACCTGGATGTGGTTGTGCTCAACAAGGAGGGCAAGGTACTGATGGGTACCCCTCAACTGCCGTCCTTGAAGGTTGAATTGGCCTCGCTCAAAACGTACCAGGGGTTGACGAACAATCAGCGGCAGGTTGCTGTTGAAACATGGCCCGATCAGCAGCGTTACCTGACTGCGGCAGTGCGTGAAGTGCCGTTTCGCAATTACCCGGGCATGGGCTGGACAGTGGTTGCCCGCAAGTCAGAGGCCTCTGCGTTTGGCCCCGCACAAGATTTGTCACGTTTGATCCTGATCGGTGGGCTGGCCACGGCGTTGGTGTTCAGTGCCATTTTGTGGTTTGTCCTGAATCGACATCTGCGTCCGCTGGAAGCGTTGTCAGCCGCTGCTGAAAAAATTCGCCATGAGGATCTCGGTACAGAAATCCCTCAACCAACGGGGGGCGGAGAATTGGCGATATTTGCCCGATCTCTCACCTCGCTGGTGAGCTCGCTGCAGCATAAAAATGCCGAACTCCGGTTGTCTGCGCGTGTGTTCGATGAGAGTGGCCAGGGGATTTTGATCTCGGATCAGCACAATCACATCATTCGGGTTAACCGAGCCTTCAGTCGCATCACCGGGTATCTTCCAGAAGATTGGCAGGGTAAAACACCCGCCATGCTGAGTTCGGGCCGTCACGGTGCGGACTTCTATCAAGCCATGTGGAACACTGTTATCCGAAACGGCAGTTGGCAAGGCGAAGTCTGGAATCGCTCCAAAGGTGGGCATGTCTATCCTGAGTGGCTGACCATCAACACCCTCAAGGATGAACGAGGCAGCATCACCCATTTCATCGGTATTTTTGACGACATTACCGAGAAAAAAGACTACGAACGTCGGCTGGTTCATCTGGCCAACTATGACCAGCTCACCGATTTGCCCAACAGGCATTTGATGCAAAAAGACGTGGAGTTGCAGATTGCCCAGATGAGGCAAAACAATCACGGCATGGCGCTGATGTTTGTTGATCTGGATAAGTTCAAGCACATCAATGACACCTTGGGGCATCCGGCAGGCGACATGGTGCTGAGAGAAGTTGCCAACCGCTTCAAGGCGCAGATTGAACCGGGCAGTATTTTGGCGCGCTGGGGTGGTGATGAATTTGTGGTGGCAATTCCTGGGGCAGACGGCATCAAGGCGGCCAGCGTGGCCAAGCTATTGATCGAGTCCTTGCGGCGACCCTTCAGCATTGAGGGAGGCCGGTACCACATCAGCATGAGTGCCGGTATTGCCATTTATCCGGCTGATGGGCGCAACGTGGACAGTTTGCTGCGCTGTGCAGACACCGCCATGTACAAGGCCAAACAGGAAGGGGCCAACGTGTACCGTTTTTATGAAAGTGCGATGAATGCGGGCGTGGAGCGTTTCCTGAAAATAGACAATGCCCTGAGGCACGCACTGGACAACCATGGGCAGAACCTCTCCCTGGCGTTTCAGCCCCAATACAGTGTGGATGGTGAGCGTATTTTGAGTGCCGAGGTGTTGATCCGCTGGCATCATCCCGAGTTTGGTCAGGTCAGTCCGGCCCAGTTCATTCCGATTGCAGAAGATACAGGTCAAATTTCCTTGCTCGGGAACTGGATCATTGATGCCACCGTGCGCAGTTACGCGGTCTTGGTTCGCGCTGGGCATGAGCTCCCTTTGTCCATCAATATTTCAGCGCTTCAACTGCGAGACCCCCGTTTGACCATGACGCTGCATGACGCGTGTGTTCAATTCCATGTTCCGCCCCACAACATCATGGTGGAAGTGACCGAGTCGGCCATCATGAGTGATGAAATCAAAGTGATGGAAACCCTCAAGACACTCAAGGCGCATGGGTATCGCATTTCCATTGACGACTTCGGAACGGGATATTCCTGCCTGAATTACATCCAGAAAATTCGTCCTGCAGAAATCAAGGTCGATCAAAGTTTTGTGGGCAAGATGCTCACCGACCGTGACAGTCACAGCATTGTTGAATTCACGCTTGGCCTCGCCAGCAGCATGGGCATGGAGGTGGTTGCGGAAGGTGTTGAAACAGAGGCGCAACGCCAGGAGTTGCAAAGACTTGGAAATATCAAGTTGCAAGGCTATCTGCTCAGTCGACCCATACCTTTGGAACAGATGATGGCGTTGCTGGAGGCTTAG
- a CDS encoding MFS transporter, whose protein sequence is MPHIPMSSLLRQKMFMRFWLARLTGIMANQMLMVAVGWQMYDLTGSAWALGLVGLFQFVPALLMTLPAGHAADRWHRGKIFAACMALQAVVAATMAFSAWQHSTSRELILGLSILLGMARAFQMPAQQAITPRLVPPSMLQRAVTLSSSGMEFAVITGPALGGLIYMAGATAVYASCTALLLVSTGLTLGVRYAHQANQNAVSWRSTLAGLAFVWRQKVLLGALSLDLFAVLLGGATALLPIYAKDILHTGPQGLGLLRAAPSVGALLMSLALMRWPLHRRVGHKLLAAVAVFGLATLAFGLSTHIGLSMLALALAGAADNVSVVIRLTIMQLDTPDDIRGRVSAVNSLFIGASNQLGEFESGALAAAVGPVASVVIGGLGTLAVAALWFKLFPGLAQRDQFENQPRQTELLKS, encoded by the coding sequence ATGCCCCACATTCCCATGTCCAGCTTGTTGCGCCAGAAGATGTTCATGCGCTTCTGGTTAGCCCGGCTGACGGGCATTATGGCCAACCAGATGCTGATGGTGGCGGTGGGCTGGCAGATGTATGACCTCACCGGCAGTGCCTGGGCGCTGGGTTTGGTCGGCTTGTTCCAGTTTGTCCCCGCCTTGTTGATGACCTTGCCAGCCGGTCATGCCGCAGACCGCTGGCACCGGGGAAAAATCTTCGCCGCGTGTATGGCACTGCAGGCCGTGGTGGCGGCCACCATGGCTTTTTCAGCCTGGCAACACAGCACCAGTCGGGAGCTGATCCTTGGCCTGTCCATTCTGCTCGGTATGGCGCGTGCGTTTCAGATGCCGGCCCAGCAAGCCATCACACCCCGGCTGGTTCCCCCGTCCATGTTGCAACGGGCGGTGACCCTGAGCAGCAGCGGCATGGAGTTTGCCGTCATCACCGGGCCTGCTCTGGGCGGGCTCATTTACATGGCCGGGGCGACGGCGGTGTACGCCAGTTGCACCGCCCTGCTGCTGGTGTCCACCGGGTTGACGCTGGGCGTTCGCTATGCGCACCAGGCCAACCAGAACGCCGTGAGCTGGCGCTCGACCCTGGCCGGACTGGCCTTCGTGTGGCGGCAAAAGGTGCTGCTGGGGGCTTTGTCGCTGGACTTGTTTGCCGTGCTTCTGGGCGGCGCGACGGCTTTGCTGCCGATCTACGCCAAGGACATCCTGCACACCGGCCCGCAGGGCCTGGGGCTGCTGCGGGCCGCACCGTCAGTGGGCGCACTGCTGATGTCTTTGGCACTGATGCGCTGGCCCCTGCATCGCCGGGTGGGACATAAGCTGTTGGCCGCTGTGGCCGTTTTCGGTCTGGCCACTTTGGCGTTTGGTTTGTCCACCCACATCGGCCTGTCCATGCTGGCCTTGGCGCTGGCTGGTGCGGCGGACAACGTCAGTGTGGTGATCCGTCTGACGATCATGCAACTGGACACGCCGGATGACATCCGTGGCCGGGTGTCGGCGGTGAACTCTCTGTTCATCGGGGCTTCCAACCAGTTGGGGGAATTTGAGTCCGGTGCACTGGCTGCCGCAGTGGGGCCGGTGGCTTCGGTGGTGATCGGTGGCCTGGGTACACTGGCGGTGGCGGCCCTGTGGTTCAAGCTGTTTCCGGGTCTGGCCCAAAGGGATCAATTTGAAAACCAGCCCCGCCAGACTGAGCTTTTGAAAAGCTAA
- a CDS encoding EthD family reductase — protein MVRVSILYPHSDNVHFDWPYYVQQHMPMSIRLLSAHPGYNGVSVARGLSGTSPGSNPGFVAECHFTFTGVDAFIAAFTPHAGVLEGDIGNYTNARPLIQFSEVIAL, from the coding sequence ATGGTTCGCGTCAGCATCCTCTACCCCCACAGCGACAACGTTCACTTTGACTGGCCGTACTACGTTCAGCAGCACATGCCGATGTCCATCCGCTTGCTCAGCGCGCACCCCGGCTACAACGGGGTATCGGTTGCACGTGGCCTGTCGGGCACAAGCCCAGGGTCAAACCCCGGGTTTGTGGCCGAGTGCCATTTCACGTTCACCGGGGTCGATGCGTTCATCGCCGCCTTCACACCACACGCTGGTGTGCTGGAGGGCGACATTGGCAACTACACCAATGCCCGCCCACTGATTCAATTCAGCGAGGTCATTGCGCTTTGA
- a CDS encoding LysR family transcriptional regulator, translating to MPQFQAMEVFTRVVEAGSFSRAAVALGMPNATATTLIQRLEAQLGVRLLNRTTRSVSVTPDGMAYYEHCCSILAQMHDAQEALGQRHASPSGHLRVEVPTLMARWVIVPALPSFFAAYPDIQLELSCSESRTALLENGIDCAVWSGDIEDSSLVARPVGQLYLATCAAPSYLAAQGRPTHPRDLATHRCVQHLFQHSGRLAEWTFAKDSDYLKIPMKGSLCVNDENSYLAAAEAGLGIARIPAFVLKEAMQRGSLDPVLSEWLPDPLPLNVVYPQRRHLSGKVRVFVDWIAALFKEHDGIQLRSSVHFAGG from the coding sequence ATGCCCCAATTTCAAGCCATGGAGGTGTTCACGCGGGTGGTGGAAGCGGGCAGCTTCAGCCGCGCGGCGGTCGCCCTGGGCATGCCCAATGCCACCGCCACCACCCTGATCCAGCGCCTGGAGGCGCAGCTGGGCGTGCGGCTGCTGAACCGCACCACCCGCAGCGTCAGCGTCACGCCCGATGGCATGGCGTATTACGAGCACTGCTGCTCGATCCTGGCGCAAATGCACGACGCGCAGGAAGCCCTGGGCCAGCGCCACGCCTCGCCGAGCGGGCATCTGCGGGTGGAGGTACCCACGCTGATGGCCCGCTGGGTCATCGTGCCCGCCTTGCCCAGTTTCTTTGCGGCCTATCCTGACATCCAGCTCGAACTGAGCTGCAGCGAAAGCCGCACCGCCTTGCTGGAAAACGGCATCGACTGCGCGGTGTGGAGTGGCGACATTGAAGATAGCAGCCTGGTCGCCCGGCCGGTCGGTCAGCTCTACCTGGCCACCTGTGCCGCCCCCAGCTACCTGGCCGCGCAGGGCCGCCCGACGCATCCGCGCGATCTGGCGACGCACCGCTGCGTGCAGCATCTGTTTCAGCATTCCGGCCGACTCGCCGAATGGACCTTTGCCAAGGACAGCGACTATCTGAAAATCCCGATGAAAGGCAGCCTGTGCGTCAACGACGAAAACAGCTACTTGGCCGCCGCCGAGGCCGGCCTGGGCATCGCACGTATACCGGCCTTTGTGCTGAAAGAGGCCATGCAGCGCGGCAGCCTGGACCCGGTGCTGAGCGAATGGCTGCCCGACCCCTTGCCGCTGAACGTGGTCTACCCCCAGCGCCGCCACCTGTCAGGCAAGGTGCGTGTTTTTGTGGACTGGATCGCTGCTTTGTTCAAGGAGCATGACGGGATACAACTGCGCTCCAGTGTGCACTTTGCTGGGGGCTGA
- a CDS encoding mobile mystery protein B: protein MALILDDFDAQEGQTPPDPDEKAGLLPRHIETKGALNDWEQENILQATKWLRRAKLPEVLSESFCRDLHRRMFNKTWKWAGKFRTSDKNIGCDWTLVAVKLNQLLGNARYWVDNKTFNPDELAARFHHALVWIHPFPNGNGRHARMMTDALLKQLGRPAFSWGSGANLIAANEVRAHYLAALRAADKNDFTALLVFVRS, encoded by the coding sequence ATGGCGCTGATTCTTGACGACTTTGACGCGCAAGAAGGGCAGACGCCGCCGGACCCGGATGAAAAGGCGGGCCTGCTCCCACGGCACATCGAAACCAAGGGCGCACTCAATGACTGGGAGCAGGAGAACATTCTTCAAGCCACCAAATGGCTGCGCCGAGCCAAACTGCCAGAGGTGCTATCGGAGAGTTTTTGCCGGGACTTGCACCGCAGGATGTTCAACAAAACCTGGAAGTGGGCGGGTAAGTTCCGCACTTCGGACAAGAACATTGGCTGCGACTGGACCTTGGTCGCGGTCAAGCTGAATCAATTGCTGGGCAATGCACGGTACTGGGTCGACAACAAAACGTTTAATCCTGATGAGTTGGCCGCGCGTTTTCACCATGCGCTGGTTTGGATTCATCCCTTCCCCAATGGCAATGGCCGCCATGCACGCATGATGACTGACGCATTGTTGAAGCAGTTGGGGCGGCCTGCTTTCAGTTGGGGCAGCGGGGCCAACCTGATCGCTGCCAATGAGGTGCGGGCGCATTACCTCGCAGCATTGCGTGCAGCGGATAAGAATGATTTCACTGCTTTATTGGTCTTCGTTCGCAGCTAA
- a CDS encoding mobile mystery protein A has protein sequence MSSEFNHLRLEQLQAAVAAYGVLLAKRAPSRGWLKEIREALGRTERQQAARLGITSSTLHKSEQSEAQERISLAQLRKLADGLDCELVYALVPRKPLTEVVQNRARQLAQEEVYGVAHTMSLEDQRPTDERIQKQVARRADELLRGKWSQLWR, from the coding sequence ATGTCCTCTGAATTCAACCATCTCCGGCTAGAGCAGCTCCAGGCAGCGGTCGCTGCCTATGGGGTTTTGCTGGCAAAGCGTGCCCCCTCGCGCGGCTGGCTGAAAGAAATCCGCGAGGCGCTGGGCCGCACCGAGCGCCAGCAGGCCGCGCGTCTGGGCATCACAAGTTCCACGTTGCACAAGTCAGAGCAATCTGAAGCGCAGGAGCGCATCTCGCTGGCGCAGTTGCGCAAGCTGGCCGACGGCTTGGACTGCGAGCTGGTTTATGCCCTGGTGCCGCGCAAGCCGCTGACGGAAGTGGTGCAGAACCGGGCCAGGCAGTTGGCGCAAGAAGAGGTCTACGGGGTGGCGCATACCATGAGCCTGGAAGACCAAAGGCCCACGGACGAGCGCATTCAAAAGCAGGTGGCGCGCCGTGCGGATGAGTTGCTGCGCGGAAAGTGGTCGCAGCTATGGCGCTGA
- a CDS encoding ATP-dependent nuclease: MKLREIKVHNYRAVTDLCIEAHDYTLLVGANNAGKSTVLNALRAFYDDLKWSTDDFPKTGAKDTESWVQLKFHLDEDEWVGLAEKYKAGVTDQSLTVRRYFKSDDKGRVQASQSNIFGLINGELDTELFYGAKNVGAAKVGQIIYVPALTTPAEQTKMSGPSPLRNMLNFLLKKVVAKSEAFKDVSAAFEKFNAEAKKNDGFLSEISKPLNTAISSWSIQIDLSISSVAPEDISKSLVKFAFVDAALGDVGFDLERYGHGFQRSVIYELIRLAPTFKDDKKADKKEFNPSFNLVLFEEPEAFLHPSQQEGMAYHLRRLGAEAGQQVIITTHSPTFAGKAAEQIGQLVRIQRENGASQAFQPKGGQIKDIFDKGGELMEALQAFVADPSIDEGAKKRAKAMIAQPPQAHIAEQEERFRFQLWLDGERASLFFADRVLLVEGATERALFNYLLANEWHDLAPHRVCVIDALGKFNLHRYMALLSAYGIPHGVMLDDDNDKDHHGAVNDLIETCATSVTLAAPVKFNDCLETFLGIPVPDRDKKPVEVMKAVTSGAINPTRLQALREQFCAALAIA, encoded by the coding sequence ATGAAACTGAGAGAGATAAAAGTCCACAACTACCGCGCTGTCACCGACCTTTGCATTGAGGCTCACGACTACACACTTCTGGTCGGAGCCAACAATGCTGGTAAAAGCACAGTGCTCAATGCGTTACGTGCGTTTTATGACGACCTCAAATGGTCGACCGACGACTTCCCCAAAACTGGTGCAAAAGACACAGAGTCCTGGGTACAACTGAAATTTCATCTCGACGAGGACGAATGGGTTGGTCTCGCGGAAAAATACAAGGCGGGTGTGACTGACCAAAGTCTCACTGTTCGCCGCTATTTCAAGTCCGACGATAAGGGTCGGGTGCAAGCGAGTCAGAGCAACATTTTTGGACTGATCAATGGCGAACTGGACACTGAGCTGTTCTACGGGGCCAAGAATGTCGGCGCTGCAAAGGTAGGCCAGATCATTTACGTGCCAGCACTCACAACCCCGGCTGAGCAAACCAAGATGAGCGGACCATCTCCCCTGAGAAACATGCTCAACTTCCTGCTCAAGAAGGTTGTTGCGAAAAGTGAAGCATTCAAGGATGTTTCCGCTGCCTTCGAGAAGTTCAACGCTGAAGCCAAGAAGAATGATGGATTTCTGAGCGAGATTTCGAAACCACTGAACACTGCGATCTCGTCATGGAGTATCCAGATTGACCTGTCGATCAGCTCTGTAGCCCCGGAAGACATATCGAAATCGTTGGTGAAATTCGCGTTCGTGGATGCAGCCCTGGGCGACGTTGGGTTCGACCTCGAACGTTACGGTCACGGCTTCCAACGCTCTGTCATCTACGAGTTAATACGCTTGGCGCCCACTTTCAAGGATGACAAAAAAGCCGACAAAAAGGAATTCAACCCGTCGTTTAACCTCGTGCTGTTCGAGGAGCCGGAAGCCTTTTTGCACCCGAGCCAGCAAGAGGGTATGGCCTACCACTTGCGCCGACTTGGCGCAGAGGCGGGACAGCAGGTAATCATTACGACGCATTCACCAACCTTTGCCGGAAAGGCTGCCGAGCAAATCGGCCAGCTCGTCCGCATACAACGAGAGAACGGGGCAAGCCAAGCATTCCAACCCAAGGGCGGTCAAATCAAGGACATCTTCGATAAAGGGGGCGAACTGATGGAGGCATTGCAGGCCTTTGTGGCAGACCCGAGCATTGATGAGGGTGCCAAGAAACGAGCCAAGGCCATGATCGCGCAGCCGCCACAGGCTCACATTGCAGAGCAGGAAGAGCGGTTTCGATTCCAGCTTTGGCTTGATGGCGAGCGTGCTTCGCTGTTCTTCGCCGACAGGGTGCTGCTTGTGGAAGGTGCCACCGAACGCGCCTTGTTCAACTATCTGCTGGCGAACGAATGGCATGACCTGGCACCCCACCGCGTGTGTGTCATTGATGCCTTAGGAAAGTTCAATCTCCACCGATACATGGCGTTGCTGTCTGCCTACGGCATTCCACATGGCGTGATGCTGGATGATGACAACGACAAAGACCATCACGGGGCAGTCAACGATCTCATCGAAACGTGTGCAACATCGGTAACGCTGGCCGCGCCAGTGAAGTTCAACGATTGCCTGGAAACCTTTCTTGGCATTCCTGTGCCAGATCGCGACAAGAAGCCCGTTGAGGTTATGAAGGCCGTCACAAGTGGTGCCATCAATCCCACCCGCCTGCAAGCTCTGCGCGAGCAGTTTTGCGCCGCACTAGCCATTGCTTGA